Proteins from one Triplophysa dalaica isolate WHDGS20190420 chromosome 6, ASM1584641v1, whole genome shotgun sequence genomic window:
- the gpx1b gene encoding glutathione peroxidase 1b — MAGKKSFYDITAKTLTGDEFKFSSLKGKVVLIENVASLUGTTTRDYTQMNELHDRFSEKGLVILGVPCNQFGFQENCKNEEILMSLKYVRPGNGFEPKFQLLEKVDVNGKDAHPLFVFLKEKLPSPSDEPMAFMGDPKFIVWSPVCRYDIAWNFEKFLIASDGVPFKRYGRRYLTSNVEGDIKKLLSVAK, encoded by the exons ATGGCTGGCAAGAAATCATTTTACGACATCACAGCTAAAACGCTCACAGGCGATGAGTTTAAGTTCTCATCTTTAAAGGGCAAAGTGGTCCTCATCGAGAATGTCGCATCTCTTTGAGGAACGACCACCAGGGATTACACCCAGATGAACGAGCTCCATGATCGCTTCTCAGAGAAAGGGCTTGTGATTCTGGGTGTCCCCTGCAATCAGTTTGGCTTTCAG gaAAACTGTAAAAACGAAGAGATCCTTATGTCGTTGAAGTACGTCCGTCCTGGGAATGGCTTCGAACCCAAGTTCCAGCTTTTGGAAAAGGTCGATGTGAACGGCAAAGACGCGCATCCTCTCTTCGTTTTTCTCAAGGAGAAACTTCCGTCCCCGAGCGATGAGCCAATGGCCTTCATGGGCGACCCAAAATTCATCGTGTGGAGTCCCGTGTGCAGATACGACATCGCGTGGAACTTCGAGAAGTTTCTCATCGCGTCCGACGGAGTGCCATTCAAACGCTACGGCAGAAGATACCTGACCAGCAACGTCGAGGGAGACATAAAGAAGCTTCTCAGCGTCGCAAAATAA
- the usp4 gene encoding ubiquitin carboxyl-terminal hydrolase 4 gives MAEGGGPESGNASDPDEKPVIAQTPVPSTENQKQSIGTLLKTPLRKGDEWYLIDSRWFKQWKKYVGFDSWDMYNVGEHNLYPGPIDNSGLFSDNESQTLKEHLIDELDYVLMPTEAWNKLVSWYGCLEGQKPIIRKVVEHGMFVKHCKVEVYLLELNLCENANMDKVVTCHFSKADTIDTIEKEMRRLFDIPSEKETRLWNKYMSNTYEQLNKLDSTVQDAGLFQGQVLVIEMKNEDGTWPRHAYSKTSTSTSRNYTTSPKLSSNSSATISSTITNGDSNSNSGFMLNNSSSGNRLGSYNSYSSSYSYKESAAQPGLCGLSNLGNTCFMNSALQCLSNTPALTEYFLEDRYEAEINRENPLGMRGEIAEAYAELVKQTWLSRSSYVAPRTFKTQVGRFAPQFSGYQQQDSQELLAFLLDGLHEDLNRVKKKPYLALRDADGRPDEIVAKEAWANHRLRNDSIIVDIFHGLFKSTLVCPECSKVSVTFDPFCYLTLPLPMKKDRTMELFLVRIDPQSRVMKYRVVVPKMGVVADLCSALAKLSGIPSENMVVADVYNHRFHKIYKRDDGLNHIMEKDDIFVYEVLEEDSERMNLPVYFRERHAKHSGGSTGTMLFGQPLLITVTRHNLTVDTLYDRVLERIGRYAKRSQGTVTESKASASATSSSSSQSAECVASVSSIALSGCSSPISDGASCSAGSNGSHHSGTSNGPNGVCDGDEEAMDHQESPEPENSHSDTADGEEDSEPENGPNSSGGKSFSKPKLFSFSMVNSYGTANISSLPFDGNHLKLTSHSTVAIDWDSDVKKTCYDDDEAEAYEKHESTLHTQKKKTTVALRECIELFTTMETLGEHDPWYCPTCKKHQQATKKFDLWSLPRILVVHLKRFSYNRCWRDKLDTVVDFPIRDLNMSEFVCDPKADPYVYDLIAVSNHYGGMGGGHYTAYGKNKIDGKWYYFDDSSVSAATEDQIVTKAAYVLFYQRREADTPSKSPPSASLGGAPETLDDNMDTN, from the exons GTATTTGATTGACAGCCGGTGGTTTAAACAGTGGAAGAAATATGTGGGCTTTGACAGCTGGGATATGTACAATGTCGGAGAGCACAATCTGTACCCGGGACCCATTGACAACTCTGGGCTCTTTTCAG ATAATGAATCCCAGACGCTTAAAGAACATCTTATAGATGAGTTAGATTATGTGTTGATGCCTACCGAGGCCTGGAATAAACTGGTCAGCTGGTATGGCTGTTTGGAGGGTCAGAAGCCCATCATCAGAAAG GTGGTTGAGCATGGGATGTTTGTGAAGCATTGTAAAGTGGAGGTGTATTTGCTCGAGTTAAACCTGTGTGAAAATGCCAACATGGATAAAGTAGTCACCTGCCATTTTAGCAAAGCGGACACTATAG ATACCATTGAAAAAGAGATGAGGAGGTTATTTGACATCCCATCAGAAAAAGAGACCCGGCTTTGGAATAAATATATGAGCAACACATACGAACAACTGAACAAGCTGGACAGCACAGTACAGGACGCAGGACTTTTTCAAGGACAG GTGCTTGTTATTGAGATGAAGAACGAGGATGGAACGTGGCCAAGGCATGCCTATTCCAA GACCAGTACTTCCACCTCTCGAAATTATACAACTTCCCCGAAACTCTCCTCCAATTCGTCTGCCACCATTTCCTCCACGATAACGAATGGGGATAGCAATAGCAACTCTGGTTTCATGCTGAACAACAGTTCATCTGGTAACAG GTTGGGAAGTTACAACTCGTACAGCTCGTCCTATAGTTACAAAGAATCGGCCGCTCAGCCAGGCCTCTGTGGTCTGAGTAACCTGGGCAACACCTGTTTCATGAACTCTGCTCTccag TGCCTGAGCAACACTCCTGCACTGACAGAATATTTCCTGGAGGATCGGTACGAAGCGGAGATCAACCGGGAAAATCCGTTAGGGATGCGAGGAGAGATCGCAGAGGCGTACGCAGAACTGGTGAAACAGACGTGGCTTAGTAGGAGCAGTTATGTGGCTCCTCGCACTTTTAAA ACCCAGGTGGGTAGGTTTGCCCCACAGTTCTCAGGGTACCAGCAACAGGATTCACAAGAGTTGCTGGCCTTTTTGCTTGACGGCCTGCATGAGGACCTTAATCGTGTTAAGAAGAAGCCTTACCTGGCCCTGAGAGATGCCGATGGACGGCCTGATGAG ATTGTTGCTAAGGAAGCATGGGCGAACCACAGGTTGCGGAATGACTCCATAATTGTAGACATCTTTCACGGCTTGTTCAAATCTACTCTGGTTTGCCCAGAGTGCTCCAAAGTTTCTGTTACCTTTGACCCCTTTTGCTACCTCACGCTGCCCCTACCCATGAAAAAAGATCGCACTATGGAGTTGTTCTTGGTCCGAATTGACCCCCAGTCCAGAGTAATGAAA TACCGTGTCGTGGTTCCAAAAATGGGTGTAGTGGCAGATCTTTGCAGCGCTTTGGCCAAACTATCTGGAATTCCTTCTGAGAAT ATGGTTGTGGCAGATGTTTACAATCACAGATTCCATAAAATATACAAACGGGACGATGGTCTCAATCACATCATGGAGAAAGACGACATCTTTGT TTACGAGGTATTGGAGGAAGACAGCGAGAGGATGAACCTGCCCGTGTACTTCAGAGAGAGGCACGCCAAGCACAGTGGAGGCTCCACTGGAACGATGCTCTTCGGTCAACCTCTCCTCATCACCGTCACGCGCCACAACCTTACTGTGGATACCCTCTATGACCGTGTGCTGGAGAGAATCGG GCGGTACGCCAAGCGCTCGCAGGGAACCGTAACAGAGAGTAAGGCGTCAGCCTCAGCCACCTCTTCTAGCAGTAGCCAATCAGCAGAATGCGTCGCTTCCGTATCCAGCATAGCACTGAGCGGGTGCAGCAGCCCAATCTCAGATGGAGCTTCCTGCAGTGCCGGATCCAATGGCAGCCACCATTCTGGAACCTCCAACGGCCCCAATGGAGTTTGTGATG GTGATGAGGAGGCCATGGACCACCAGGAGAGTCCCGAACCGGAGAACAGCCACTCAGACACTGCGGACGGAGAGGAAGACTCGGAACCAGAGAACGGACCCAATAGCAGTGGCGGAAAATCGTTCTCCAAGCCTAAACTCTTCTCTTTCAGCATGGTTAACTCGTACGGAACAGCCAACATTAGCTCTTTGCCTTTTGATGGCAATCATCTTAAACTCACAA GTCATTCTACAGTAGCTATCGATTGGGACTCGGACGTCAAGAAAACGTgctatgatgatgatgaagctGAG GCCTACGAAAAACACGAGAGCACGTTGCACACGCAGAAGAAGAAGACCACAGTAGCTTTAAGAGAATGCATCGAGCTCTTTACTACGATGGAGACTTTAGGAGAACACGACCCCTG GTACTGCCCCACGTGTAAGAAACACCAGCAGGCCACTAAGAAGTTTGACCTGTGGTCTCTCCCGCGCATCCTGGTAGTCCATCTGAAGCGGTTTTCTTATAATCGCTGCTGGAGAGACAAGCTCGACACTGTTGTGGACTTTCCTATTAG GGACTTGAACATGTCAGAGTTTGTTTGCGACCCCAAAGCTGACCCATACGTCTATGACCTCATTGCTGTTTCCAATCATTATGGTGGAATGGGTGGTGGCCATT ACACTGCATATGGCAAGAACAAAATTGATGGCAAATGGTATTACTTTGATGACAGCAGTGTTTCTGCTGCTACCGAGGATCAGATTGTG ACTAAAGCAGCTTACGTGCTCTTTTACCAACGCAGAGAAGCGGACACACCATCCAAATCTCCCCCCTCTGCATCACTAGGTGGAGCTCCAGAGACCCTGGATGACAACATGGACACCAACTGA